A DNA window from Rossellomorea marisflavi contains the following coding sequences:
- a CDS encoding helix-turn-helix transcriptional regulator, whose amino-acid sequence MQTKVKQARMEKGMTQAELARCVNATRQTIGLIEKGSFNPSLQLCIAICKAVGKTLDELFWEDDEQ is encoded by the coding sequence ATGCAGACGAAGGTTAAGCAGGCCCGTATGGAAAAAGGAATGACACAGGCAGAGCTCGCCAGGTGCGTTAATGCAACGCGGCAGACAATCGGACTGATTGAAAAGGGATCATTCAATCCAAGCCTTCAGCTCTGCATCGCCATATGCAAAGCAGTAGGAAAGACACTGGACGAATTATTTTGGGAGGATGATGAACAATGA